In Arachis hypogaea cultivar Tifrunner chromosome 17, arahy.Tifrunner.gnm2.J5K5, whole genome shotgun sequence, a single window of DNA contains:
- the LOC112762724 gene encoding L-type lectin-domain containing receptor kinase VII.1-like, which produces MTRDAEPRTRRTRTHCEAGETKQRKRVFETKRDCEEESVASWDSPKLTRSCSNVERRDVLGNTIHQFPDSKSQSFENLQELTAGKVAANLESPRSVMTHCSADRVMLRRHFSSHVLPSGSKRLWWKMFLWSHRNIHRPISSKSTQVNPGVAVTHNPYGYSSDTLEPKHKQSPGNVECEVVLFSYNIESLRLECLIKCKGVLRGGAEVAVKRISQENDGVREFLAEISSLGRLKQRNLVALRGWCKKDMGNFLLVYEYMDKRVFCDESMMLNCEERIRIIKGVAFAVLYLHEGWEEQVLHRDIKASNVLLDKDMNGKLGDFGLARMNSHGQVASTTKLVGTVGYMAPEVIKTGQASTRTDVYMFGILILEVMCGRRPMDEGKPPLVEFVWGLMVKGELMNALDERLSAKGDFNLQQVEKVLQLGLLCAYPEPKSRPNMRQVVSILEGNNEGGEESENENADTCLLLKLKSGDIFSEYCNYFSYSTHPTFEDIRQSNTSSMSLTWSKSVVEGR; this is translated from the exons CGTCCTGGGATTCTCCCAAACTCACTCGATCATGCTCAAACGTGGAAAGAAGGGATGTTCTCGGTAATACAATTCATCAATTCCCAGATTCAAAGTCGCAATCTTTCGAGAATTTACAGGAACTTACAGCAGGTAAAGTGGCTGCTAATCTTGAAAGCCCCAGGTCTGTGATGACTCACTGCAGTGCTGATAGAGTTATGTTGAGAAGGCATTTCTCAAGCCATGTTCTTCCTTCTGGAAGTAAGAGACTCTGGTGGAAGATGTTTCTCTGGAGCCATAGGAACATACATAGACCTATTTCAAGCAAATCAACACAGGTGAATCCTGGTGTGGCTGTAACGCACAATCCATACGGATACTCTTCCGACACCCTTGAACCGAAGCACAAGCAGTCACCAGGAAATGTGGAATG TGAAGTTGTTCTGTTTAGCTATAATATAGAATCCTTGAGACTTGAATGTCTTATCAAATGCAAGGGTGTTCTAAGAGGCGGCGCAGAGGTGGCAGTGAAGCGAATATCACAAGAGAATGACGGCGTGAGAGAGTTCCTAGCAGAAATTTCAAGCCTTGGAAGATTGAAGCAGAGAAACTTGGTTGCTCTGAGAGGATGGTGCAAGAAAGACATGGGAAATTTCTTGTTAGTTTATGAATACATGGATAAGAGAGTGTTTTGTGATGAGAGCATGATGCTGAACTGTGAAGAGAGAATAAGAATCATCAAAGGTGTGGCCTTTGCTGTGTTGTATTTGCATGAAGGTTGGGAAGAACAAGTTCTGCATAGGGACATCAAAGCCAGCAATGTGTTACTTGATAAGGATATGAATGGAAAGCTTGGAGACTTTGGATTAGCAAGAATGAATAGCCATGGCCAAGTTGCTAGCACAACAAAGTTGGTTGGAACAGTTGGTTACATGGCTCCAGAAGTGATCAAGACCGGACAAGCCTCGACTCGCACGGATGTGTACATGTTTGGAATCTTGATTTTAGAGGTCATGTGTGGAAGGAGGCCTATGGATGAAGGTAAGCCACCTCTTGTGGAGTTTGTGTGGGGACTAATGGTTAAAGGGGAACTAATGAATGCACTTGATGAGAGGTTAAGTGCTAAAGGAGACTTCAATCTGCAACAAGTTGAGAAGGTTCTTCAGTTGGGATTGTTGTGTGCATACCCTGAACCAAAATCAAGACCAAACATGAGACAAGTTGTGAGTATTTTAGAAGGGAACAATGAGGGAGGAGAAGAATCAGAGAATGAGAATGCGGATACTTGTTTGCTTCTAAAGTTGAAATCTGGGGATATTTTTTCTGAGTATTGTAATTATTTTAGCTATTCAACACACCCAACATTTGAAGATATTCGCCAGTCTAATACTTCTTCAATGTCTCTTACTTGGTCTAAATCTGTAGTTGAGGGTAGATGA